A single region of the Persephonella sp. genome encodes:
- a CDS encoding ATP-binding protein gives MKLLENILANNKDKKIIIMPIGISGSGKTTLYKQLSKRFDIEHISFDILRMEIFKKETGENPDNYHKVYRYINENRIKLLPLAKRKLLNTDKKIVYIDNTNLKKKSRNKFLCIAQDYLKIAVFFKPDLKECIKRQFKENRDKIVSPKVILQQFEMIEPPDFEEFDIIIRKGFRWKNSQLSQEFQKDLEKLYQKNFKNMDTK, from the coding sequence ATGAAGTTGCTGGAAAATATTTTAGCAAACAATAAAGATAAGAAAATAATTATAATGCCTATAGGTATTTCCGGTAGTGGAAAGACCACACTTTATAAGCAATTGTCTAAAAGGTTTGATATTGAGCATATATCCTTTGATATTTTGAGAATGGAGATTTTTAAAAAAGAAACCGGTGAAAATCCAGACAATTACCATAAGGTTTATAGATATATAAATGAAAATAGAATAAAGTTGCTGCCTCTGGCAAAAAGGAAATTACTAAATACAGATAAAAAAATTGTCTATATAGACAATACAAATCTTAAGAAAAAGTCCAGAAATAAATTTTTATGCATAGCACAGGATTACCTGAAAATTGCTGTATTTTTTAAACCCGATTTAAAAGAGTGTATAAAAAGACAATTTAAGGAAAACAGGGATAAAATTGTTTCTCCAAAGGTTATACTCCAGCAGTTTGAAATGATTGAACCACCGGATTTTGAAGAATTTGATATTATTATAAGAAAAGGTTTCCGATGGAAAAATTCGCAGTTATCACAGGAGTTTCAAAAGGACTTGGAAAAGCTCTATCAGAAGAATTTCAAAAACATGGATACAAAATAA
- the dapC gene encoding succinyldiaminopimelate transaminase — protein MNNIIKNLRPYPMEELNRIKAELKKKGIKIYDFGTGDPKEPTDPKIRQALIDAVPEVSQYPSVAGRKDLREAISKWFKNRFGVYLNPDTQIIPSNGSKEAIFHFPLVFINTDIPEKRKVIFGTPAYPVYERGTLYAGGEPVTVPLKEEDNFLLRLDKIDKSILEETQIVWLNYPHNPTGATASLSYLEDMYGICREYNIILCSDECYTELYFDEKPPSALQAGIEGVVVFHSLSKRSGLTGYRTGFVAGDKKIISEYKKGRASFGVATPDFIQAAAKVAWSDEKHVEERRKIFKKKRDIFIEFFDKIGLEYLYPEATFYFWIKAPKDLSGEEYAKHLLNYGIVVSPGVNFCAGIEIMNNTCQSKYFRIALVPTIEECKEAVKVWEKAHKDLIRN, from the coding sequence ATGAATAACATAATTAAAAACCTCAGACCTTATCCGATGGAAGAATTAAACAGAATAAAAGCCGAACTAAAGAAAAAAGGGATCAAGATTTATGATTTTGGGACAGGAGACCCAAAGGAACCGACAGATCCAAAGATAAGACAGGCTCTTATTGATGCAGTTCCGGAGGTCAGTCAATATCCTTCTGTTGCAGGGAGAAAAGACCTGCGGGAAGCCATATCAAAATGGTTTAAAAATAGATTTGGAGTTTATCTAAATCCTGATACCCAAATAATCCCATCTAACGGCTCAAAAGAAGCAATATTCCATTTCCCACTGGTTTTTATAAACACAGACATTCCGGAAAAAAGAAAAGTTATTTTCGGAACTCCGGCATATCCGGTGTATGAAAGGGGAACTCTTTATGCCGGTGGTGAACCTGTAACTGTTCCATTAAAAGAAGAAGATAATTTCCTGCTTAGACTGGACAAAATTGATAAATCTATACTGGAAGAAACACAGATAGTCTGGCTTAACTATCCTCACAATCCTACCGGGGCCACAGCTTCACTTTCTTATCTTGAGGATATGTATGGTATTTGCAGGGAATACAATATTATCCTGTGTTCTGATGAATGCTATACAGAGCTTTACTTTGATGAAAAACCTCCTTCTGCTTTGCAGGCAGGAATTGAAGGAGTTGTGGTTTTTCATTCTCTTTCTAAAAGAAGCGGGCTAACAGGATATAGAACAGGCTTTGTTGCCGGAGACAAAAAAATAATCTCAGAATATAAAAAAGGCAGGGCTTCCTTTGGCGTGGCCACTCCGGATTTTATACAGGCTGCGGCCAAGGTTGCATGGTCAGATGAAAAACATGTTGAAGAAAGAAGGAAAATATTTAAGAAAAAAAGGGATATATTCATAGAATTTTTTGATAAAATCGGGCTGGAATATCTGTATCCAGAAGCAACTTTTTACTTCTGGATAAAAGCACCTAAAGACCTGTCTGGGGAAGAATACGCAAAACATCTACTAAATTACGGAATTGTTGTATCTCCCGGCGTTAACTTCTGTGCCGGAATTGAGATTATGAATAATACCTGTCAGTCAAAATATTTCAGAATAGCCCTTGTTCCAACGATTGAGGAATGTAAAGAAGCTGTTAAAGTATGGGAAAAGGCTCACAAAGATTTAATCAGAAATTAA
- a CDS encoding SDR family NAD(P)-dependent oxidoreductase: MEIKNKNILITGSAKRIGREIALYLGKAGANIVVHYRTSQKEAQEVVDILKSYGVKSIALQADLEKTQDALKLAEEAIKHFGHIDVLINNASIYYPIELDKTTEEDLDRFYNVHVKSVFFLSRELGKIMHKRKEGRIINISDYSALRPYKDYTAYTISKGAMLTLTRAFAKELAPYVLVNAILPGPIVPAPEYEDMETPLKKTLLKKWAGEQEIAKTVEFLIKSDFVTGSFIPVEGGRLIC, translated from the coding sequence ATGGAAATAAAGAATAAAAACATTTTAATAACAGGTAGTGCTAAGAGGATAGGAAGGGAAATAGCCCTTTATCTCGGAAAAGCAGGAGCAAATATAGTTGTCCATTATAGAACTTCGCAAAAAGAAGCACAGGAAGTAGTTGATATCCTCAAAAGCTACGGAGTCAAATCAATTGCCCTTCAGGCTGACCTTGAAAAAACACAAGATGCCCTTAAACTTGCAGAAGAAGCCATCAAACATTTCGGACATATAGATGTGCTTATTAATAATGCTTCTATTTACTACCCGATAGAACTGGATAAAACCACAGAAGAAGATTTAGATAGATTTTATAACGTTCATGTAAAATCTGTATTCTTCCTATCAAGAGAACTTGGAAAAATAATGCATAAAAGAAAAGAAGGGAGAATAATCAATATCTCAGATTACAGTGCCCTTAGACCTTACAAAGATTACACTGCCTATACAATATCAAAAGGTGCTATGCTAACCCTTACAAGAGCTTTTGCAAAAGAACTTGCTCCTTATGTCTTGGTAAATGCAATATTACCGGGACCTATAGTCCCCGCTCCAGAATATGAAGACATGGAAACTCCACTGAAAAAAACACTTCTCAAAAAATGGGCAGGAGAACAGGAAATAGCCAAAACTGTTGAATTTTTAATAAAATCAGATTTTGTAACAGGCTCTTTCATACCAGTTGAAGGAGGAAGGCTAATTTGCTGA
- a CDS encoding MBL fold metallo-hydrolase has protein sequence MLKNTITFLGTGGGRVVVFRQIRHSGGMWLNLEGVNILIDPGPGSLVRIFEHGFDTRDIDIIVVSHRHLDHSADLNSVLESATESKKKPKDVLIAPIDVVEGEDPILLKYLRDSFSQYIQLNDQTDFEYKNIKIKGRIKHIHPGAETYGIEFYSNDKKVIYVPCGKFYEGMLEGYSENADLMIFNTTFPHRTEKYYHLSADDVELMLERYKPKKAVITHFSLAMLKEEPDKIAAKLQRKTNIPVIAAYDGMKIQI, from the coding sequence TTGCTGAAAAATACAATAACATTTTTAGGCACCGGTGGCGGCAGGGTTGTTGTTTTTAGACAGATAAGACATTCAGGGGGAATGTGGCTTAATCTGGAAGGGGTTAATATCCTGATTGACCCGGGTCCCGGCAGCCTTGTAAGAATATTTGAACATGGATTTGACACAAGGGATATAGACATTATAGTTGTGTCCCATAGACATCTTGACCACTCTGCAGACCTGAACTCTGTTTTAGAATCTGCAACAGAAAGTAAGAAAAAACCAAAAGATGTGCTAATAGCTCCAATTGATGTGGTAGAAGGAGAAGACCCGATACTATTAAAATATCTCAGGGATTCATTTTCCCAATATATTCAGCTTAATGACCAGACAGATTTTGAATACAAAAATATAAAAATAAAAGGCAGAATTAAACATATACATCCAGGCGCTGAAACCTATGGTATAGAATTCTATTCTAACGATAAAAAAGTCATATATGTCCCATGTGGAAAATTTTATGAAGGAATGCTTGAAGGATATTCAGAAAATGCTGACCTGATGATTTTCAATACAACTTTTCCCCATAGAACAGAAAAATATTACCATCTATCCGCTGATGATGTTGAATTAATGCTTGAAAGATATAAACCTAAAAAAGCCGTAATTACACACTTTAGTCTTGCTATGCTAAAGGAAGAACCTGATAAAATTGCAGCAAAACTGCAAAGGAAAACAAATATTCCTGTCATAGCGGCTTATGATGGAATGAAGATACAAATTTAG
- the thiO gene encoding glycine oxidase ThiO, producing MKGIIIGGGIIGLSIARELHKNGYEVAIIENLKIGRGASWTAGGMLAPQAEGLEPGDFLDFCLDSRDMYSSFVRDIERDVHQEVGYWKCGILCPAFSEEEENELKERIEKYKQLELTGQWLDRKELEDIYPSLGKEIRGAALFPDDAQVDNRLLMVAFEKYARSRGIELYEFTKAEEIIHRNGKFEGVKTNRDFIEGDFCVIAAGAWTDTLYKSHVFPIKGEMAAIDITPKDIDRVIFGSRAYLIPRKDYKRLVIGATEEMVGFKDGNTVKGLMQLFNGLKDTLPHLINKNIQETWFGYRPATPDFLPVIGKTDIKNLYVATGHYRNGILLAPATAKIMFDLIDKNIESFYLEKFSVKRFEK from the coding sequence ATGAAAGGAATTATTATTGGTGGAGGAATTATCGGACTATCTATAGCCAGAGAGCTTCATAAAAATGGATATGAAGTTGCTATTATTGAAAACTTAAAAATAGGAAGAGGTGCTTCCTGGACAGCTGGAGGAATGCTGGCACCTCAGGCGGAAGGCCTTGAACCCGGGGATTTTCTGGATTTTTGCCTTGATAGCAGAGATATGTATAGCAGCTTTGTAAGGGATATAGAAAGGGATGTTCATCAGGAAGTTGGATACTGGAAATGCGGAATACTATGTCCGGCATTTTCTGAAGAAGAAGAAAATGAGCTTAAAGAAAGAATTGAAAAATACAAACAACTTGAATTAACAGGACAATGGCTGGATAGAAAAGAATTAGAAGATATCTACCCATCACTGGGAAAAGAAATCAGAGGAGCAGCTTTATTTCCTGACGATGCACAGGTGGATAACAGGCTATTGATGGTTGCATTTGAAAAATATGCCCGCTCAAGGGGAATAGAACTTTATGAATTTACAAAAGCAGAAGAAATAATCCATAGAAACGGTAAATTTGAAGGAGTAAAGACAAACAGAGATTTTATAGAAGGTGATTTTTGTGTTATAGCGGCAGGTGCATGGACAGACACACTTTATAAAAGCCATGTATTTCCAATAAAAGGAGAAATGGCAGCCATTGATATTACCCCGAAAGACATTGATAGAGTTATATTCGGTTCAAGGGCTTATTTAATACCAAGAAAGGACTACAAAAGGCTGGTAATAGGTGCAACTGAAGAAATGGTAGGATTTAAAGATGGTAATACAGTAAAAGGCCTTATGCAGCTATTTAATGGATTAAAAGATACACTGCCACATCTAATAAATAAAAATATTCAGGAAACATGGTTTGGGTATAGACCGGCAACACCTGACTTTTTACCGGTAATAGGCAAAACTGATATAAAAAATCTTTATGTGGCAACAGGACATTACAGAAACGGAATTCTCCTCGCCCCTGCAACAGCAAAAATAATGTTTGACCTTATAGATAAAAATATAGAAAGTTTTTATCTGGAAAAATTTTCTGTTAAGAGGTTTGAAAAATAA
- a CDS encoding aminotransferase class I/II-fold pyridoxal phosphate-dependent enzyme — translation MGRLDKVKPFIVMDIVREAAKFEDTVHFEIGEPDLQPPPAVWEMAEKAVKDRLNHYTESLGLIQLREQISEFYLHKYGVEVSPSRIALTVGTSGAFLVAYSILLNDGDKIALPDPSYPCYKNFAHILDIKPVLIPAGRETDYQLTVSALSEYKDIKAVHISSPANPIGNLYSEKNLKELAEYCQENGIYFISDEIYHGLVYEGKEHTALKFSDKAIVINGFSKYFCMPGFRLGWIILPEELIRKAEIVMQNVFISPPTISQYAALGAFDYQHLEENRKIFLERRNFLYSQLKEIFEIDALPQGAFYIWANIEKYSSNSFEFARELLEKIHVAVTPGVDFGNYKTDKYIRFAYTRDINHMKEGIKRLKEYLKS, via the coding sequence ATGGGCAGACTTGATAAAGTAAAACCTTTTATTGTAATGGACATAGTCCGGGAAGCTGCGAAGTTTGAGGATACTGTTCATTTTGAGATAGGAGAACCTGACCTTCAGCCTCCACCAGCCGTATGGGAGATGGCAGAAAAAGCCGTCAAAGACAGACTAAATCATTACACAGAAAGCTTAGGTCTAATTCAGCTAAGGGAACAAATATCCGAGTTCTATCTCCATAAGTATGGTGTTGAAGTATCCCCTTCAAGAATTGCCCTTACAGTCGGAACTTCAGGTGCATTTCTTGTTGCTTATTCTATACTTCTTAATGACGGGGATAAAATAGCCTTACCTGACCCATCTTATCCATGCTATAAAAATTTTGCCCATATCCTTGATATAAAACCTGTTTTAATCCCTGCCGGAAGAGAAACAGATTATCAACTAACTGTTAGTGCTCTTTCAGAATACAAAGATATAAAAGCAGTTCATATCTCTTCTCCTGCAAACCCAATTGGAAATTTATACTCAGAAAAAAATTTGAAAGAGTTAGCTGAATATTGCCAGGAAAATGGTATCTATTTTATTTCAGATGAAATATATCACGGGCTTGTTTATGAAGGAAAGGAACATACAGCCCTTAAATTTTCAGACAAAGCTATCGTGATTAACGGGTTTTCAAAATATTTCTGTATGCCGGGATTTAGACTTGGATGGATAATCCTCCCTGAAGAACTTATTAGAAAAGCTGAAATAGTTATGCAAAATGTTTTTATATCTCCACCGACTATAAGCCAGTATGCAGCTTTAGGGGCTTTTGATTATCAGCATTTAGAAGAAAACAGAAAAATTTTCCTTGAAAGAAGAAACTTTTTATACTCGCAGCTAAAAGAAATATTTGAAATAGACGCCCTTCCACAAGGGGCGTTTTATATCTGGGCTAATATAGAAAAATATTCTTCTAACTCTTTTGAATTCGCCAGAGAATTACTGGAAAAAATCCATGTAGCAGTCACTCCGGGAGTTGATTTTGGTAATTACAAAACCGATAAATACATAAGATTTGCATATACACGGGACATAAACCATATGAAAGAAGGAATTAAAAGACTAAAAGAATATTTAAAATCCTAA
- a CDS encoding MjaI family restriction endonuclease, whose product MEFKIKNEEIRKLLNIETPEFPKYATQIINLANQNAQATRPKVVGQMSELIKEFTGKSIEEWEKWYMDKHPEAIDEATKKIVEMINNFREVISQIDENLVRQWVRDLVIIKTFIGLKFQEAILKKIADKFKLNYKLSTPEEESKGIDGYVGNIPVSLKPITYKQKEMLPEEIAVDIIYYEKKKDGLKVIIPPQLEEKLRQLSNI is encoded by the coding sequence ATGGAATTTAAAATAAAAAATGAGGAAATAAGGAAACTTTTAAATATAGAAACTCCAGAATTCCCTAAATATGCAACTCAAATTATAAATCTTGCAAATCAAAATGCTCAGGCAACAAGGCCTAAAGTGGTAGGGCAGATGAGTGAGTTAATAAAAGAGTTTACAGGCAAATCCATTGAGGAATGGGAAAAATGGTATATGGATAAACATCCAGAAGCTATAGATGAGGCAACTAAGAAAATAGTAGAAATGATTAATAATTTTAGGGAAGTTATTAGCCAAATAGATGAAAATTTAGTTCGCCAATGGGTTAGGGATTTGGTAATTATTAAAACGTTTATTGGATTAAAATTTCAAGAAGCTATTTTAAAGAAGATTGCCGATAAATTTAAATTAAACTACAAACTTTCAACTCCTGAAGAAGAAAGCAAAGGTATTGATGGATATGTAGGAAATATACCTGTTAGTCTAAAGCCAATCACTTATAAACAAAAAGAAATGTTACCGGAAGAAATAGCTGTAGATATTATCTATTACGAAAAGAAAAAAGATGGATTAAAAGTTATAATTCCGCCACAATTAGAAGAAAAACTTCGGCAGTTAAGTAATATATAA
- a CDS encoding site-specific DNA-methyltransferase yields the protein MNNLAKIIIGDSRKMLEVEDNSVQLIVTSPPYWSIKNYGKENQIGYGQTLHEYLKDLYRVWKESYRVLEPGRRLIINIGDQFARSIVYGRYKIIPLHAEVIAQCEDIGFDYMGSIIWQKKTTMNTTGGANVMGSYPYPPNGMIEIDYEHILIFKKPGKSKKVDKEIKEKSKLSKEEWKEYFSGHWYFAGARQIEHQAMFPEELPKRIIKMFSFVGETVLDPFLGSGTTAKVALELNRNAIGYEINGDFLKIIKQKLPCSRLDMLNKKVEIIKREKPTVLEPVDYSPRIKDAKPVIEPEKLKFGKNEFYKVVEILDDGRLKLNTGLTVKFRGIIIKNLEDTISYLKQYVLKKDIYLKFDKGYKIDNKDSVEAYVYLKNKIFINAYLLKEGFASVDIDSEFDLKNKFIKLDNYINV from the coding sequence ATGAACAATTTGGCTAAGATAATAATAGGTGATAGCCGTAAGATGTTAGAGGTTGAAGATAATTCTGTTCAGCTGATAGTCACCTCACCACCATATTGGTCTATAAAAAACTATGGAAAAGAAAATCAAATCGGATATGGCCAGACCCTTCATGAGTATTTAAAAGACCTCTATAGAGTCTGGAAAGAATCTTATAGGGTATTAGAACCGGGAAGAAGACTAATTATTAACATAGGAGACCAATTTGCAAGGTCTATAGTTTATGGTAGGTATAAGATAATTCCCTTGCATGCAGAAGTAATAGCGCAATGTGAAGATATTGGATTTGATTACATGGGCTCTATTATATGGCAGAAGAAGACTACTATGAATACAACAGGTGGTGCAAATGTAATGGGTTCTTATCCTTATCCTCCAAATGGTATGATAGAAATAGATTATGAACATATACTTATTTTTAAGAAACCTGGAAAAAGTAAAAAAGTAGATAAAGAAATTAAAGAAAAATCAAAATTATCCAAAGAAGAATGGAAAGAATATTTTTCCGGTCATTGGTATTTTGCAGGTGCAAGGCAAATAGAGCATCAAGCAATGTTCCCGGAAGAATTACCAAAAAGAATAATAAAAATGTTTTCTTTTGTTGGAGAGACAGTTCTTGACCCATTTCTTGGAAGTGGAACCACTGCCAAAGTTGCTCTGGAATTAAACAGAAATGCAATTGGATACGAAATAAATGGAGATTTCTTGAAAATTATAAAACAAAAATTGCCTTGTAGTAGATTGGATATGCTAAATAAAAAGGTAGAAATAATTAAAAGAGAAAAGCCGACAGTGTTAGAGCCTGTTGACTATAGTCCAAGGATAAAAGATGCAAAACCCGTTATAGAACCAGAAAAACTCAAATTTGGTAAAAATGAATTTTATAAAGTTGTTGAAATATTAGATGACGGAAGATTGAAGTTAAATACAGGGCTTACGGTAAAATTTAGAGGGATTATTATTAAAAATTTGGAAGATACAATTTCATATTTAAAACAGTATGTGCTGAAAAAAGATATTTATCTTAAATTTGATAAAGGATATAAGATAGATAATAAAGATTCAGTTGAGGCTTATGTATATTTAAAAAATAAAATATTTATAAACGCATATCTATTAAAAGAAGGGTTTGCTTCTGTTGATATAGACTCTGAATTTGACTTGAAGAATAAATTTATAAAATTGGACAATTATATTAATGTTTAG